The Psychrobium sp. MM17-31 DNA window TGAAGCGACATAATAAGGAGTAATGCTGTTTGCGAATCAACGAAACTGTCGTTTGAGGCAAGCAGTCGATGAAACAATAAGAAACACCTGTCTGCAATCATCGGTTGTAGGCACCAAAGTAGGAAAATTTATTATGACAGTAACAAGAGCATTATTTGACGAAGTAATGGTACCTAACTACGCACCATCAAGCATCATTCCAGTACGTGGTGAAGGTTCTCGTGTATGGGATCAAAACGACAACGAGCTAATTGATTTCGCAGGCGGCATCGCGGTTAACTGTTTAGGTCACTGTCACCCAGCACTTGTAGCTGCTGTGAATGATCAAGCGAGCAAAATCTGGCACTTAAGTAACGTAATGACTAACGAGCCAGCGCTACGTTTAGCAAAGAAGCTAACTGATGCGACTTTCGCTGATCGCGTTTACTACGCTAACTCTGGTGCAGAGTCTAACGAAGCGGCACTTAAGCTAGCTCGTCGTTGGGCATTAGATAACTACGGTGCGGACAAAGACCAAATCATCGCCTTCAAACAAGGTTTCCACGGTCGTACGTTCTTCACGGTAACTGTTGGTGGTCAAGAAGCTTACTCAGACGGTTTCGGTCCTAAGCCGGGCGCTGTTGAGCACGTTGCTTACAACGATTTAGACGCACTAAAAGCATTAATGTCAGAGCGCACTTGTGCGGTAATGATGGAGCCATTACAAGGCGAAGGCGGTTTAGTTAGCCCAACAGCTGATTTCGTTAAAGGCGTTCGTGAGTTATGTGACGAGCACAATGCACTATTAATTTTCGATGAAGTACAGACTGGTTTTGGTCGTTTAGGTTCACTTTACGCTTACCAAGATTTAGGTGTGACTCCAGACATTTTAACTTCAGCGAAAGCACTAGGTGGCGGTTTCCCAATCGGCGCTATGCTAACGACTGCTGAGATTGCTAAGCACCTTAAGATTGGTACTCACGGTTCAACTTACGGCGGTAACCCACTAGCTTGTGCTGTTGGTGAAGCGGTAATGGATATCGTAAACACGCCAGAAGTATTAAACGGCGTTAAAGAAAAAGAAGCACAATTCCGCGCTGGTTTAGAAGCGATTAACGCGAAATACAACGCGTTTAGCGAAATCCGTGGTAAAGGTTTATTACTAGGTGCGGTACTAAACGACAAGTACCAAGGTCGCGCACGTGACTTCATGGTTGCATCTGCTGACAACGGTTTAATGGCTTTAGTTGCTGGTGCTAACATCGTTCGTTTCGCGCCGTCACTAATCATCACTGACGCTGATATCACTGAAGGTTTAGCGCGTTTTGAAAAAGCAGTAGCGCAAATCGTTAACGCTTAATAAGCAATAACTTAATTAAAGGGCTGATTATTCAGTCCTTTTTGTTTGAGGAATTATTATGCTAATTATCCGTCCGATTACTAGTGATGATTATCCAGCGTTAATGCAGATTGCGATTGATACGGGAATAGGTTTCACGTCGTTGCCAATCAATGAAGATCTGTTGCGTAAACGTATTAAACACTCGGAAGAGTCGTTTGTGGCGCAAGTGGATAAGCCGGGTGACCAAGGTTATTTATTGGTGATGGAAGATACTGAAACGGGTGAAATCGTTGGTACTAGTGGTATCGAAGCATCAGTTGGTTTAGATAGTGCGTTTTATCACTATCACCTTGGTAAAGTGGTGCATTCATCGCAGGAATTAAAACTGCACAATGTGATTAATACGCTGACGCTGTGTAACGACTACACGGGTGCTGCTGAGGTTTGTACGCTGTTCTTAAAAGAGAAAGCGCGCTTTGGTAACAATGGTCGTGTGTTATCGCGTTTCCGTTTCTTGATGCTTGCAGAATTTGCCGAGCGTTTTGGACAAACCGTTATTGCAGAAATGCGCGGTGTGTCTGATGAAGAAGGTCATTCTCCGTTCTTCCAATGGCTGCAAGAGCATTTCTTTAACATGGATTTCCAAACCGTCGATCACATGATGGGCTTGGGTAATAAGGTCTTTATTGCCGAGTTAATGCCACGTTATCCGGTATACACCAATTTACTGAGCCAAGAAGCACAAGATGTCATTGGCCACGTTCATAAGAAAACAGCGCCTGCATTAAAACTTCTACAACGCGAAGGCTTTGTACACCGTGGTTATGTAGATATTTTCGATGCTGGACCAACAGTTGAGTGTGAGTTATCTGAAATTAAATCGGTGAAAGAGAGCAAGCGTTTAAGCGTGAAGGTGACTAGCGAAGTTAGCGACGCTGTACCACACATTATCTGTAACACGGTGCTAGAAAACTTTAGAGCTATGGAAGCGCAAATCGCTATCGACGGCGAGACGGCAATGATTACGCCGCAGCAGGCTGACGCATTAGGCGTTAGCGATAATGATCCAATTCGCGTGTTGGCTATTTAGTCAGTACTAGAGGAGAGAAAATATGTCTCATCAAAATCAATTTATTAACGGCCAATGGGTTGCAGGTTTAGGCAGCGACGTAACATCGGTAAATCCAGCAAACAACGATGTTATCTGGTCTGGTCAAACAGCAACTGGCGAGCAAGTTGATGCTGCCATGAAAGCGGCACGTGCTGCGTCTTTCGAGTGGGCACAAATCGGCTTTGAAGCGCGTAAAGCGATTGTTGAAAAGTTTGGCGCACTGCTTGTTGAAAACAAAGAAGAACTAGCACACGCGATTGCTTTAGAAACGGGTAAGCCACTATGGGAAACTCGTACTGAAGCGGCGGGCATGGCTGGCAAGATTGGTATTTCAATCAAAGCACACGACGAGCGCACTGGTACAGTTGAAAATCCAGCACCGGGTGCTAAGGCGTTTATCCGTCACAAACCACACGGCGTTGTTGCGGTATTTGGTCCTTACAACTTCCCAGGTCACCTGCCAAACGGTCACATCGTTCCAGCATTACTTGCGGGTAACACTATCATCTTCAAACCAAGTGAATTAACGCCACGCGTTGGTGAGCTAACGGTTAAATTGTGGGAGCAAGCTGGCTTGCCAGCGGGTGTTATCAACTTACTACAAGGTGAAGTTGAAACTGGCGTTGCTATCGCTAATCACAATGAAATCGACGGCTTGTTCTTTACAGGTAGCTCAAATACCGGTCACCTACTGCACAAGCAATTTGCTGGTCAGCCGGGCAAAATCTTAGCGTTAGAAATGGGTGGTAATAACCCATTAATCGTTAAAGACGTAGCTAATGTTGATGGCGCAGTACACGACATCATCCAGTCGGCTTACGTAACCACAGGTCAACGCTGTGTTTGTGCACGTAAACTATTCGTTGCCAATGGCGCGGAAGGGGATGCACTGATTGAGCGTTTAGTTGAAGTGACTAAATCAATTAAAGTTGGCAATTTCGACGATGAAGACCAGCCATACATGGGTTCAATGATTAGCGAGAAAGCGGCACTTTCAATGGTTGCGGCACAAGACATGCTAATCGAGAAGGGCGCTAAGGTATTAATCAAGCTGACTCATAAAGCAGGTACTGGTTTTGTAACACCGGGTCTGGTTGATGTAACTGACTTTGCCCGTGAATTACCAGATGAAGAGCACTTTGGTCCATTGCTGCAAATCATCCGTTACTCAAGCTTCGACGAAGCGATTGAACTAGCAAACAACACCAGCTTTGGTTTATCGGCAGGTTTACTGGCTGATAGCCGTGACGACTACGATTACTTCTTCGCACGTATTCGCGCAGGTATCGTTAACTGGAATAAGCAAATCACAGGCGCAAGCGGCGCAGCACCATTCGGTGGTGTTGGCGCAAGTGGTAACCACAGAGCAAGCGCTTACTATGCGGCTGATTACTGTGCTTACCCAGTTGCTTCAATGGAAGCCGATGAAGTTGCATTACCAGAAAACTTAACGCCGGGCCTTAAGTTTTAGTCACTTTTATTTGATCTCGCGCTAAAGATTAGCGGGAAACGATCATTATAATGCACATATTGGTAGGCGATTGGCTCGCCTACTTAACTAACAAGATGAGAAATAGGATAAGTTATGCACAACAACGTAGATGAATTATTCCAACAGCTTTGGACACAATACCTTCAAGTAACGCCTTCGGCTGAGAAAATTTGTCAGCTTTTAGGTAAGGGCGAAGCGATCATTAACGATCACATCGCACTGCGTACTTTTAACATCGCTAAAGTAAACCTAGAAGTTCTAGCTGAACACTTCAAAAAAGTGGGCTACGAAGAAAAAGGTCAATACAACTTTGAAGCGAAGAAACTAAGCGCTAAGCACTTTGAGCACAGCGACCCAGATCAACCAAAAGTATTCATCAGTGAATTACGCGTTGAAGAGTGTTCAGAAGAGCTACAAGCTATCGTTCACAAGCTAGTTGACAAAGTTGATGCAAGCGTGACTACTGCGCCTGAATTCGTATACAACGGCGCACCTTGGCAGGTAAGTAAGGCTGACTACCAAACGCTAATTAGCGAAAGCGAATACGCTGGTTGGACTGCGGCTTGGGGTTACCGTGCAAACCACTTCACTGTACACGTAAACAAGCTATCTGGTTACACGGATCTTGAGTCAGTAAACGAAGCGCTTAAAGCAGCTGATTACCGTCTAAACGTATCTGGCGGCGAAATCAAAGGCAGCAAAGAAGTATTGTTAAAGCAATCTTCAACTATGGCTGATACTGCTGTGGCTACATTCAGCGACGGTGAGTTAGAAATTCCTTCGTGTTTCTACGAGTTCGCTGAGCGTTTCAACATGGCTGATGGCAACGAGTACACTGGTTTCGTTGCAGCTTCTGCTGACAAAATTTTCGAAAGTACTAACGTTAACTAATTTAACGTAAGCTTTTCTACATATAAAAAGCTCATCAGCAAAATTGCTGGTGGGCTTTTTTTATTCCTATTGCCAGTGAAATAAATCACCCTATCGGGTCATTTACACCTGTAAGACAAGTGAGATAGCATGGTTATACTCAGGCTTTTTCAGATGGTTTGAGAATGTATCACGCCGATCTTCGCTGCTTGCAATCAAGCTCCTGTTAAGTGGATTGCAATGGATGGCTTAAATTACTCGGTTACTTTATGTATAAGCTATTTTATCAATCAGTTTTCTTCGTCTTCACGCTAGTTAGCGCACTATTTGTGGGCTGTGCTAATGCCGTGGTGAAACCTTCCATCAAAGTTGTTACCGAGTTTATGCCGCCATTACAGATGGCAAAGTCAGGTCATCAAATTCATGGCAAAGTCGCACAATTGGTGCAAGCTGTAACCAAAGATACAGGATTGCCACATTCCATCGATGTATTTCCTTGGGCGCGCAGTTATTTATGGGCCACCACTAAACCTAATGTTTTAATTTTTCCGATAATTCGCACCAAAGAGCGCGAAGATAAGTTTCATTGGGTTGGACGCGTGTGGAGCTTTTCAGCGCAAATGTATCGCCTAAAAGGCCGCAAGCCGATTGTAATTAACAAGCTTGAAGATGCGAAAAATTACAACATCGCCGTCTATCGGGACGACTTTTTTCATCGCTATTTGTTGGCGCAGGGATTTAATGAAAGCAATCTCTATCCCGCGGCTGGCATTGAGCAGAGTATCAATCTGTTTCTCAATAAACGCGTCGATTTAATTTTGGTGGACAGCTCTATCTTTGAATATTATCTCAAGCAGTATCAGCGAGATATCGATGAAGTTGAATCTTTATTTACCTTAAAAAACGTTAAACAAAACGATGCCTATATCGCATTGAGTAAAAGCACCAATCCTGCAATCGTTGAGTTGTTTAAGCAAAGCTATCAACGCGTTGCGGCAAGTCCCGAATTTGCTGATAGCTTACGCGATGCTGTTGCTGTTAGCGCCAATACTCAATAATCCGTTTTACTTTTTCCCCGTCAAATTCAAATACACTCAAATGGATTTCGCCATCGAATTGTTTTCGTATAACGGCAATCGCGTTTAATCCAGTCATCATCTGGATAATTTGATAGCGAGGTTGTTGATATTGATAGTCACCTTGGCCGTGAAATCTCACGGTGTTCTTGTATAAGCCTGCGCGAGAATAGGTGCCGCCGTAGACTTCATGAACATAAGTAAAATCATCGGTGTATTGTGCAAACAACGAGTCGATGTCTTGTTTGGTTGAGCCTGCCATAAGCACTTTGTTTTGCAATTCGTTGACTTGCTTAACTCGCTCGACAAGTTGTTCGGAATTAAGCTCTTTGGCGTTTGCTGCTGGTAATGACACCAAAAACAATAAGATAAAGTAAGTGATATAACGCATGGTGACTATTCCTGTGCTGGTGGAACAACAAGCTCAACGTCAATGACTTTGTTGCCTTGTAATTTGAAGGTTAAATGCTGTCCGTTTGGCCAACCAGAGAAGTTAAAGCGTTGCGGTGAAGCAGGGCGCAGACGTGCGACAAATTGCCCTTCAATAGCGGCATAATAAAAGCCTGCCTGTTCAAAAACTGTGATGGTTTGATTGTCAGACAGTTGGTGCTGACCTAGATAAGGTGTGATGTCTTTTATTACAAAGTCTTTAGTTGGCTTGGCATTCATTGTTCGTTGAATGCGTCGTTTTAAATTATTTGGGTCGCTATAACCTCCTTCTTTGTTGCCGCCACTAAAGAAACTCACTAACTTGCTGATAGTTGGTGTCGCTAGAATTGATTCTGCAGTTGCGCCATTCGCAGCTGATTGGTAAATGGTATTTAGCCACAGTGCACTGTTAGTTCGATATTGGGCTAGATGACTTTTGTCGGTGACGAATCCGTGTCCCGGAACGACCTTAGTTTTGTTATCGATATTAGCTAGCACTTGGGCGAGTACGCCGTCGGCTTGTTGAGAGCTGTTTGGTCCCCAATTAGTGCCGAAAACATCTCCCATAAAGACAACGTTCGATTGTGGTAAATAGACAATTAAGTCGTTGTAGGTATGGGCAATTACACCGCTTGCTTCTATTCGCTGGCCGCCAAAATTCATGATTAGCTGTCGATTGATAAACCATTGATTATTGTATGTCAGTGGGTGCTCACTGTTATCTTTTTCTCTTAATACATTGCGTTGTGAAATAATCGTCGCACCGCGCTTAACAAAATATTGATTGGTGCCAGTGTGGTCGCCGTGATTGTGAGTATTGATAATGAATTTTACCGGAAGGTCGGTAATTGATTTTAAAGCCGCACTGAGTAACTTAGGGTTATCTTCTTTGCGGTTCATGGCATCGATAAGAAGTACGCCATCTGTAGACAGGACAACGCCGACATTTGAGCCACGGCCTTTTTCTGGCGTAAAGACATAAAGATTGTCGTTGATTTTTGAGATTGTGATGGGCGAATGAGGAGCTGCCTGCACTGCGTCAGCGCAAAAGGTGATTGCACTAACCCACAGTATCGCAAATATGCGTATTAAAATGCTTGTGTTCATGGTGTTGTTCCATTTTTTTTAGATTGAACACAAATTAGCTATGTTGTTGAATATTTACATGAAAAAAAGCTGATTTTTGGCTGATTTTTACGTGAAAGACTTATCACAGCTGAATTTATCAGTAGTATAAGACTCAGATTATTTGGGGAATGACAGAGAGATGTCTCAGCAGTTTTGGGTGAACAATTATCTGATCGACATTAAGCGCAATCAGATTTCACATCAACAACAACAAACGCCAATTGCGCCAAAAGCGTTGGCGGTACTCGCCGTGTTGGCTGAACATGCCGGCGAAGTAGTGAGTCATGACACGCTAATGGATGCTGTGTGGCCAGATACTATAGTAACTCCCAATACGTTACAGCGCTGCATTGCCCAGTTGCGCAAAGCTTTTGGCGATGACAGTAAGCATCAAGCCTTTATCAAAACTCATGCTAAGCAAGGTTACAGCTTAGAAGCCGCCGTGTGTTGGGATGATCCTACGCCAAGTGTTCAGCAGTCAGTCGTTGCCGAAAAAGCGCCGAGCGATGACTCCCCAGCAAAGGCTGAGAACAAGTTGTGGCTAGTGCTGCCGATGCTTTTGTTAGTGTTGGTGGTGGCATGGTGGCAATTTAATAAATCGCCGCGTCATCAGTTTAGCCACGTGGTGCCATTGACGGCGAGCGATGAGCGAGAGACCAATGCCCGTTATTCGCCAGATGGTAAATATTTGGTATTTCATCGTTTTCAGGCGACTTGTGAGCATCATATTTGGGCCAAGGATTTAACTACGCAACAAGAGTTTAGATTGACCAAGGAGCCGGGGATTTACGGCAGTCATAGTTGGTCGCAAGATGGCTCTCAGCTGACCTTTTCTGAGCGTGGGAATTGCCAACTCCCAGTACAAAATGCGCAGCCCGAGAAGATCTGCTGGCGTATTAATACCCTCGATTTTTCTAGCGCCTTATCTGAGCCGCAGTCGGTGGTCACACGTCTTGATTGTGATACCCAGCGCAATGCGGTGGCGCGCTTTCTTCCTAACGGCAAAATTGCCATGCTGCGAGAAGTTGAACCCTATTTAAATAAACTGACGGTGTTAGATCCCCGCGATAACAAACTGCACGATGTGTATCGTGACGATGAGCGTTATATTTATAGCTATGATTACTCGTTTAAAACTAACTTAATTGCCCTTACCAGTCGCGATGTCGATAGCAATCATTACATTGATGTAATTAGTCTCGATGGCAAACGTTTGTCGAGCCATCCTATTGCGTTGCGTCGTCAGGACGCTAGCTATGAATTTTATAACGTCTATTTTCACCCCGATGGCAAATCGCTATTAACTGATACGGCGTTGGGACTTTTTGATTTGTCATTTGACGGCCAGTTGTCACCAATTAATACTATGGGACATAACGATGTGTTTGATGCCAATTATCACCCGTCGGGACAGCGCATTGTTGCCAGTCAGATGAGTAGCGATAAAGATATTGTGGCAGTGACATGGGATGATATAAAAAGCGGAAAACCATCGGTTATTGCGCGATCTACGAGTGTCGAACTAAGCGCAAAACGTCAGCCAAATGGCGAAGCAGTTGCTTTTATTTCCAAGCGCAGTGGCACGCATCAGCTGTGGATTTCTTCAAATAATCAGGTAACTCAGCTGACTGCTTTTGATACGGGCATCGCAAGAGATAGCTTGATTTGGGCGGCGAATGGCGAAAGGATCGCTGTGCTGCATCAGCAAAAAATAGTCATGGTTGATCTCAGTGGAAAGGTGCTGCAAATAGATTCTGTGTTGCCAATCATGCAGTTGATGAGCTGGCCAACAACGTCGAAATTTATAGTGTTAGCGG harbors:
- a CDS encoding transporter substrate-binding domain-containing protein, encoding MYKLFYQSVFFVFTLVSALFVGCANAVVKPSIKVVTEFMPPLQMAKSGHQIHGKVAQLVQAVTKDTGLPHSIDVFPWARSYLWATTKPNVLIFPIIRTKEREDKFHWVGRVWSFSAQMYRLKGRKPIVINKLEDAKNYNIAVYRDDFFHRYLLAQGFNESNLYPAAGIEQSINLFLNKRVDLILVDSSIFEYYLKQYQRDIDEVESLFTLKNVKQNDAYIALSKSTNPAIVELFKQSYQRVAASPEFADSLRDAVAVSANTQ
- a CDS encoding MBL fold metallo-hydrolase; the encoded protein is MNTSILIRIFAILWVSAITFCADAVQAAPHSPITISKINDNLYVFTPEKGRGSNVGVVLSTDGVLLIDAMNRKEDNPKLLSAALKSITDLPVKFIINTHNHGDHTGTNQYFVKRGATIISQRNVLREKDNSEHPLTYNNQWFINRQLIMNFGGQRIEASGVIAHTYNDLIVYLPQSNVVFMGDVFGTNWGPNSSQQADGVLAQVLANIDNKTKVVPGHGFVTDKSHLAQYRTNSALWLNTIYQSAANGATAESILATPTISKLVSFFSGGNKEGGYSDPNNLKRRIQRTMNAKPTKDFVIKDITPYLGQHQLSDNQTITVFEQAGFYYAAIEGQFVARLRPASPQRFNFSGWPNGQHLTFKLQGNKVIDVELVVPPAQE
- a CDS encoding winged helix-turn-helix domain-containing protein, which produces MSQQFWVNNYLIDIKRNQISHQQQQTPIAPKALAVLAVLAEHAGEVVSHDTLMDAVWPDTIVTPNTLQRCIAQLRKAFGDDSKHQAFIKTHAKQGYSLEAAVCWDDPTPSVQQSVVAEKAPSDDSPAKAENKLWLVLPMLLLVLVVAWWQFNKSPRHQFSHVVPLTASDERETNARYSPDGKYLVFHRFQATCEHHIWAKDLTTQQEFRLTKEPGIYGSHSWSQDGSQLTFSERGNCQLPVQNAQPEKICWRINTLDFSSALSEPQSVVTRLDCDTQRNAVARFLPNGKIAMLREVEPYLNKLTVLDPRDNKLHDVYRDDERYIYSYDYSFKTNLIALTSRDVDSNHYIDVISLDGKRLSSHPIALRRQDASYEFYNVYFHPDGKSLLTDTALGLFDLSFDGQLSPINTMGHNDVFDANYHPSGQRIVASQMSSDKDIVAVTWDDIKSGKPSVIARSTSVELSAKRQPNGEAVAFISKRSGTHQLWISSNNQVTQLTAFDTGIARDSLIWAANGERIAVLHQQKIVMVDLSGKVLQIDSVLPIMQLMSWPTTSKFIVLAEQSHQARLYEFDINKPDSLKLLSSEATISAVSTDAKQIVSVLENGDVWLIGSEQRQLSALNNQVFRQNLHYYDNQLWGLNQQRQLWRYDLATEQLHYVKQLGDDISALTDVNESGVLLNQVISVKKELIEFQ
- the astA gene encoding arginine N-succinyltransferase — its product is MLIIRPITSDDYPALMQIAIDTGIGFTSLPINEDLLRKRIKHSEESFVAQVDKPGDQGYLLVMEDTETGEIVGTSGIEASVGLDSAFYHYHLGKVVHSSQELKLHNVINTLTLCNDYTGAAEVCTLFLKEKARFGNNGRVLSRFRFLMLAEFAERFGQTVIAEMRGVSDEEGHSPFFQWLQEHFFNMDFQTVDHMMGLGNKVFIAELMPRYPVYTNLLSQEAQDVIGHVHKKTAPALKLLQREGFVHRGYVDIFDAGPTVECELSEIKSVKESKRLSVKVTSEVSDAVPHIICNTVLENFRAMEAQIAIDGETAMITPQQADALGVSDNDPIRVLAI
- a CDS encoding aspartate aminotransferase family protein, whose protein sequence is MTVTRALFDEVMVPNYAPSSIIPVRGEGSRVWDQNDNELIDFAGGIAVNCLGHCHPALVAAVNDQASKIWHLSNVMTNEPALRLAKKLTDATFADRVYYANSGAESNEAALKLARRWALDNYGADKDQIIAFKQGFHGRTFFTVTVGGQEAYSDGFGPKPGAVEHVAYNDLDALKALMSERTCAVMMEPLQGEGGLVSPTADFVKGVRELCDEHNALLIFDEVQTGFGRLGSLYAYQDLGVTPDILTSAKALGGGFPIGAMLTTAEIAKHLKIGTHGSTYGGNPLACAVGEAVMDIVNTPEVLNGVKEKEAQFRAGLEAINAKYNAFSEIRGKGLLLGAVLNDKYQGRARDFMVASADNGLMALVAGANIVRFAPSLIITDADITEGLARFEKAVAQIVNA
- a CDS encoding DUF1338 domain-containing protein gives rise to the protein MHNNVDELFQQLWTQYLQVTPSAEKICQLLGKGEAIINDHIALRTFNIAKVNLEVLAEHFKKVGYEEKGQYNFEAKKLSAKHFEHSDPDQPKVFISELRVEECSEELQAIVHKLVDKVDASVTTAPEFVYNGAPWQVSKADYQTLISESEYAGWTAAWGYRANHFTVHVNKLSGYTDLESVNEALKAADYRLNVSGGEIKGSKEVLLKQSSTMADTAVATFSDGELEIPSCFYEFAERFNMADGNEYTGFVAASADKIFESTNVN
- the astD gene encoding succinylglutamate-semialdehyde dehydrogenase gives rise to the protein MSHQNQFINGQWVAGLGSDVTSVNPANNDVIWSGQTATGEQVDAAMKAARAASFEWAQIGFEARKAIVEKFGALLVENKEELAHAIALETGKPLWETRTEAAGMAGKIGISIKAHDERTGTVENPAPGAKAFIRHKPHGVVAVFGPYNFPGHLPNGHIVPALLAGNTIIFKPSELTPRVGELTVKLWEQAGLPAGVINLLQGEVETGVAIANHNEIDGLFFTGSSNTGHLLHKQFAGQPGKILALEMGGNNPLIVKDVANVDGAVHDIIQSAYVTTGQRCVCARKLFVANGAEGDALIERLVEVTKSIKVGNFDDEDQPYMGSMISEKAALSMVAAQDMLIEKGAKVLIKLTHKAGTGFVTPGLVDVTDFARELPDEEHFGPLLQIIRYSSFDEAIELANNTSFGLSAGLLADSRDDYDYFFARIRAGIVNWNKQITGASGAAPFGGVGASGNHRASAYYAADYCAYPVASMEADEVALPENLTPGLKF